One genomic region from Microcystis panniformis FACHB-1757 encodes:
- a CDS encoding DUF1517 domain-containing protein, with translation MSSLGDRFKKFAGKTRYVVCRLFLHLYGQEVAPLIGILNRAGREAIDSEGDLEVMGEGLVEICQNLLQMNLYWFSVANEGDIFWSEGEAGDYVNELFTDSAARYLSESVSGEVGENEPLTLPVTDNLVVMITIAFEGESGALETSLADREALEDGLKSIINLHYQGRLRAIQVHFSPAQLGDELTNEQLLLNFPELLPL, from the coding sequence ATGAGTTCTTTAGGCGATCGCTTCAAGAAATTTGCGGGAAAAACTCGCTATGTGGTCTGTCGCTTATTTTTGCATCTCTACGGACAAGAAGTCGCACCTCTGATCGGTATTCTTAATCGTGCCGGCCGGGAGGCGATCGATTCCGAAGGCGATTTAGAGGTCATGGGAGAGGGTTTAGTAGAAATTTGTCAAAATCTGCTGCAGATGAACCTCTATTGGTTTTCTGTGGCTAATGAGGGCGATATTTTTTGGAGTGAGGGGGAAGCGGGAGACTACGTTAACGAACTGTTTACCGATTCCGCGGCCAGATACCTAAGTGAATCGGTGTCTGGGGAAGTGGGGGAAAACGAACCCTTAACTTTACCCGTCACCGATAACTTAGTTGTTATGATCACAATAGCCTTCGAGGGTGAGAGTGGTGCTTTAGAAACTAGCCTAGCCGATCGAGAGGCCCTGGAAGATGGTTTAAAATCAATAATTAACCTTCACTACCAAGGTCGGCTGCGTGCGATTCAGGTACATTTTTCTCCTGCTCAATTGGGAGATGAATTGACCAATGAGCAACTATTACTCAATTTCCCCGAATTGCTGCCTTTATAG
- a CDS encoding HEAT repeat domain-containing protein, which yields MSKPDTQAIALQLESSNSKDRLLALASLREVTPEEAVPLIKKVLYDEMLPVRSMAVFALGVKQTEECFPILVDLLANDADYGIRADAAGALGYLEDIRAFEPLQRAFYEDTQWLVRFSAAVALGNLGDIRAKQVLLSALDSNEAVIQQAAIAALGEIKAVETVEKLLTFVNSDDWLIRQRLAEALGHLPAEKTIAALKFLVKDEHPQVREAARLSLQKLAKV from the coding sequence ATGAGCAAGCCTGATACACAAGCCATTGCCCTCCAGTTAGAAAGCAGCAACTCTAAAGATCGTCTGTTGGCCTTGGCATCCCTGCGAGAAGTGACGCCGGAGGAAGCTGTACCCTTGATCAAAAAAGTCCTTTATGATGAAATGCTACCGGTGCGATCGATGGCTGTCTTTGCTTTGGGAGTCAAACAAACCGAGGAATGCTTTCCTATCCTAGTGGATTTGTTAGCCAATGATGCCGATTATGGCATTCGCGCCGATGCTGCGGGGGCTTTAGGTTATTTAGAAGATATTCGCGCTTTTGAACCCCTACAACGGGCTTTTTACGAAGACACGCAATGGTTAGTCCGCTTTAGTGCCGCCGTCGCTTTGGGCAATTTGGGCGATATTCGGGCTAAACAGGTGTTATTATCGGCTCTCGATAGTAACGAAGCGGTTATTCAACAGGCCGCTATTGCTGCCCTTGGGGAAATCAAAGCAGTGGAAACCGTCGAGAAGCTTTTAACTTTTGTTAACTCTGATGACTGGTTAATCCGGCAGCGATTAGCGGAAGCTTTAGGCCATCTTCCGGCGGAAAAAACGATCGCAGCCTTAAAATTTTTGGTTAAAGACGAACATCCGCAAGTGCGCGAAGCGGCCCGTTTATCCTTGCAAAAATTGGCCAAGGTCTAG
- a CDS encoding phycobiliprotein lyase, producing the protein MDIQEFINLCAGKWFSQRTSYQLAAQKVANNKAEITIDLLAADAADVVQLCLENNCQSPASLGGWKATWDNSVDYGQPKKIGSSYLVWLPSENPWQGKLITSNGKSAALGEYHLRSDQALTLTIEDNHHRIEERIWFASPNLRLRTSIIQAANGDRQTVFYSEIRKMVAPK; encoded by the coding sequence ATGGACATTCAAGAATTTATTAATCTCTGTGCGGGTAAATGGTTTTCTCAGCGCACCAGTTATCAATTAGCTGCCCAAAAAGTTGCCAATAATAAAGCAGAAATCACCATCGATTTGCTGGCTGCCGATGCTGCCGATGTGGTGCAATTATGTTTAGAAAATAACTGTCAGTCCCCGGCCAGTCTAGGGGGATGGAAAGCGACTTGGGATAATTCCGTGGACTATGGACAACCGAAAAAAATCGGTTCTAGCTATTTAGTTTGGCTACCCTCAGAGAATCCTTGGCAAGGAAAATTAATCACATCGAACGGTAAATCGGCAGCGCTGGGAGAATATCATCTCAGAAGCGATCAAGCTTTAACTTTAACCATCGAGGATAATCACCATCGTATCGAGGAAAGAATCTGGTTTGCTAGTCCTAATCTGAGATTGCGTACCAGTATTATCCAGGCGGCCAATGGCGATCGCCAGACGGTTTTCTATTCGGAAATTCGCAAAATGGTTGCTCCTAAGTAG